The Cryobacterium roopkundense sequence CCGTGAGGCGGAGCTCGTCGGCGCCGAGATCGTCGAAGTGCGACGCGACTTCGGCATCGCTCACATCGGCGAGCTCCGGGGGCGACCACTGCGGGGTACGGTCCTTGTCGATGACCATGGCGCGGATGCCCTCGCGAAAGTCCGGTCGCTTGAGGCTGTGGATGGACACCCTGAATTCCTGTTCGAGCACGGCTTCCAGGTTCGGCAGCTTCCGTGCCCGGCGCAGGGATTCGAGGGTGACCTTCACCGCGGTGGGGGATTTGGCGAGGATCACGTCTGCCGTGGCGCGGGCATCCGCTTCGGGGGACTGCTGCAGGTTCGCGACGATCTGCTCCGCGGTGTCGGCCGAGTAGCAGGCGTCGATCCAGGACTGCGAGGCGAGCAGGGGCGCCGCCGGCGGTGCCTCGGTGAAGGAATCAAGCGTCGACTGCAGGTCGCTGCCTGCGGTCATCTCGCCCAGGGCGCGCACGAGGGCTGGCACCTTCTCGCTCGCCAGGTACCGATCCGCGAGCCCCAACCTGATGGCGTCGGCGCCGGTCGCCGTGCCGGCCGTGAGGGCGAGGTGCGTGCCGAGCTCGCCGGGAGAACGGCCGAACAGGTAGGTTCCGCCGACATCGGGCACGAAGCCGATCGCCGTCTCCGGCATGCCCACCTTGGTGCGCTCGGTCACGATGCGGATCGAAGCGTGCGCGGACACTCCCATGCCGCCGCCGAGCACGACGCCGTCCATCATCGCGATGAAGGGCTTGGGGTAGCGGGCGATCTGCAGGTTGACGGGGTATTCGTCGGCCCAGAACGTGCTGGTTCCCGTGCCGCCCGCCACGGTGTCTCGGTAGATGGCCACGATGTCGCCGCCGGCGCACAGGCCGCGTTCGCCGGCGCCGGTGAGGAGCACGGCGTGCACTGCGTCATCCGTCTCCCAGTCGGTGAGCTGGCGGCCGATCGTCATCATCATCCTGTGGGTGAGGGCGTTCATGGCCCGTGGTCGGTTGAGAATGAGGTGGCCAAGCGTGCCTTCCCGACGCACGAGAACCTCGGGTTCAGTGGGCTCCACGGCGGTCACGAGGCGTCCGCCAGGGTGCGGCCGATGATGAGGCGCATAATTTCGTTACTGCCTTCCAGAATCTGGTGCACCCGAAGGTCGCGCACGACCTTCTCGATGCCGTACTCGCTCAGGTAGCCGTAGCCGCCGTGCAGCTGGATGGCCCGGTTGGCCACCGAAAAACCGGTGTCGGTGGCGACGCGCTTGGCCATGGCGCAGAGCTTCACCCGGTCGGGCGCGCCGCGATCGAGGGCGTCCGCCGCCCGCCAGATCATGGTGCGGGCAGTTTCGAGCTCGGTGTCCATGTCGGCGAGTTCGAACAGCAGCGCCTGCTGATCGATCAGGGGTTTGCCGAAGGCTTTGCGCTCCTTGAGGTAGGCAACCGTCTGGTCGAGGGCCCACTGGGCGCCGCCGAGGGAGCAGGCGCCCATGTTGACGCGGCCGCCGTTCAGGCCCTTCATGGCGATGCCGAAGCCGTCGCCCTCCACGCCGAGCAGGTTACCAACGGGAACGCGCACGTCTTCGAGGATCACCTGGGCCGTGGGCATGGCGTTCCAGCCCATCTTCTTCTCGTTGGGCCCGAAGGAGAGCCCGGGGGTGCCGGCTGGTACGACGATTGCCGAAATGCCGTGGTTGCCGGTGTCGCTCGTGCGGGCCATCACGATGTAGACGCTCGACGTTCCGGCCCCGGAGATGAACTGCTTCACTCCGTTGAGCACGTACTCGTCGCCGTCGCGCACGGCCCTGGTGCGCAGGGCGCCCGCGTCGGAGCCTGCATCGGGTTCGGTGAGGCAGTAGCTGCCGAGCGCCGTCATGGCGGTGAGCCCCGGTACCCACTTCTCCCGCTGCACGTCGGTGCCGAAGGTGTCGATCATCCAAGCCACCATGTTGTGGATGGAGATGTACGCGGCGATCGTGGGGTCGCCCTTGGCGAGCTCCTCGAAGATGCGCGCTGCGTCGCTCCTGGTGAGGCCAGAGCCGCCCACGTCTTCGCGCACGTAGATGCCACCCATGCCGAGGCCTCCGGCCTCTTCGAGCACGTCCACCGGGAAGTGCTTGGCGGCGTCCCATTCCACGGCGTGCGGGGCGAGGGAGGTGGTGGCGAAGTCGCGCACCATCTCCACGATGTCCTGTTGTTCGTCGGTCAGCTGAAACATGATCAACCCATCGTTGGAATCACGAAGCTGGCCTCGTCCTTGACCCCGTTGGGCCAGCGCGAGGTCACAGTCTTGGTCTTGGTATAGAACCTGAAGGAATCCGGACCGTGTTGGTTGAGATCGCCGAAGCCGGAGCGCTTCCAGCCGCCGAACGAGTGGTACGCGATCGGCACGGGGATCGGAACGTTCACACCCACCATGCCGGTGTTGACCCGGGCAGCGAAGTCGCGGGCCGTACCGCCGTCGTTCGTGTAGATGGAGACACCGTTTCCGTATTCGTGCTCGCTGGGGAGGCGCAGGGCCTCTTCGTAGTTGTCGGCGCGCACGATGATGAGCACGGGGCCGAAGATCTCCTCGAGGTAGATGCGCATGTCGGCCGTCACGTTGTCGAACAGGCTCGGGCCCATGAAGAAACCGTTCTCGTAGCCGTCGAGGGTGAAGTCACGGCCGTCAACCACGAGGTCGGCGCCCTCGTCGATGCCCACCGTGATGTAGTCGGAGACCCGATCGACGGCAGGCTGGTTGATGAGGGGGCCGTAGTCGGCGGACTCGTCGAGGCAGTGGCCCACCTTCACGGTCTTGACCCGCTCGATCAGCTTGGCCACGAGGGCATCCGCCGTGGCCTTGCCCACGGGAACGGCCACCGAGATGGCCATGCAGCGCTCGCCGGCGGCGCCGTAGCCAGCGCCGATCAGGGTGTCGGCGACCATGTCGAGGTCGGCGTCAGGCATCACGATCATGTGGTTTTTCGCGCCGCCGAAGCACTGCGCGCGCTTGCCGTTGGCGGCGGCCTGGGTGTAGATGTACTGCGCGATCGGGGTGGACCCGACGAAACCGATGGCCTTCACCCGCGGGTCTTCGAGCAGGGCGTCGACGGTGTCCTTGCCGCCGTTGACCACGTTGAACACGCCGGCCGGGAGCCCGGCCTCGAGGAAGAGTTCGGCAATGCGCAGCGGCACGGAGGGATCGCGCTCGGAGGGCTTGAGGATGAAGGAGTTTCCGCTCGCGAGGGCGGGTCCGGCCTTCCACAGCGGGATCATGGCCGGAAAGTTGAAGGGGGTGATTCCCGCGACCACGCCGAGGGGCTGGCGCATCGAGTACACGTCGATATCTGTGCCGGCGCCGGTGCTGTACTCGCCCTTGAGGAGGTGCGGGCCGCCGGCGGCGAACTCGATGACCTCGAGGCCGCGCTGGATGTCGCCCTTGGCGTCCGCGACGGTCTTGCCGTGCTCGGAGGAGAGCAATCGGGCGAGGGAGTCCATTTCGGCGTTCACGAGGTCGAGGAAGCGCATGAGCACTCGCGCGCGGCGCGACGGGTTCCAGGCTCCCCACGCGAGCTGGGCCTCTTCGGCGTTGGCGATCGCGGCTTCTGTTTCTTCGCGGCTCGCGAGAGGCACGCGGGACTGCACGAGGCCGGTGTTGGGATCGAAGACGTCGGAGAAGCGTCCGGAGGTACCGGCGACGTGCTTGCCTCCGATGAAGTGGGTCAATTCGCGAGTCATGCGGGAGCCTGCTTTCTCTAGCGACGTCATTGTGCTGTCTCACGACCAAGATACTAGGAAGCCCTAGTAATTACTAGGGCTTCCTAGTATCTTAGGATGACATCAGAAATTGACGCACACGGCTACGCGCGAAATCGGCCCCTCGAAGGAGAGAAGCACATGAAGATCGTTGTTCTGGTCAAGCAGGTCCCCGATACCTGGGGAGAACGAACGCTCCGCGCCGATGGCACGGTCGACCGTGAGTCTGCCGACAGCGTGATCGACGAGATCACCGAGCGCGCCGTTGAAACTGCCCTGCAGCTCCGCGAGGCGCACCAGGGCACGGTCACGGTGCTCACGATGGGACCGGTCGGCGCTGTCGATGTGCTGCGCAAGGCGCTCGCTATGGGCGCCGACTCGGCGATCCTGGTCACGGACGACGCGCTGGCGGGCTCCGACGCCCTGCAAACCTCTGCCGCGCTCGCGGCCGCGCTGCGAACTGTCGAGTTCGACCTGGTGATCGCCGGCACGGAGTCGACCGACGGCGCCACCGGCGCCATCCCCGCGATGCTCGCGGAACGACTCGGCCTGGCCCAGCTCACGTTCCTGAGCGCCGTGACGGTCGAGGGCGATGTGGTGAGTGGCAACCGTTCGGTCGAAGACGGCTCCCTCGAGGTGCGTGCCCACCTGCCCGCCGTGATCTCCATGACTGAGCAGGCTCCCGACCCGCGCTTTCCGAACTTCCGGGGAATCATGGGGGCAAAGAAGAAGCCCCTGACCAAGCTCTCCGCCGCCGACCTCGGGCTCAACCCCGACGACATCGGTGGCGCGAACGCCTGGTCCCTCGTGCGCGGTGTGACGGCTCGTCCCCCCCGCAGCGCCGGCACCGTCATTAAAGACGACGGCACGGGCGCCACCCAGCTCGCCGACTTTCTGGCCTCGGCCAACCTCCTCAAATAGACCCGACCGAACACGACGTGAAGGACACACTCATGCCACAGATTCTTGTGCTCGTCGAGCACTCGCAGGGAAAACTCACCACCGTCACCGGGGAACTCCTCGCTGCCGCCGCCCGGCTGGGGGAGCCCAGCGCGGTTCTCGTGGGCCGACCCGGCATCGGCGACTCCCTCATGGCGGAGTTGGGCGCCCTCGGGGCTCTGCACGTCTACGTGGCCGAAGCGGATGCCGCTGACACCCTGCTGGTCACGCCGGCCGTGGCCGCGCTCGATGCGGCGGCTAAGGCTGCCGGCGCCGTGGGAGGCGTTCTCATCACGGCCAGTATCGCGGGCCGGGAGACCGCGGCACGGCTCAGCGTGCGCCTCGATGCGGGGCTAATTAACGACGCCGTCGATCTGGAATCTACAGACGGCGGCATCGTGGCCACGATGCAGGCCCTCGGCGGCGCTTTCACCGTGCGGGCAGCTGCCAAGTCCCTGCCGATCGTGACGATTCGTCCGCACGCGATCACGGGTGCGGCGCCGGCCGCCGAGGCGCAGCGCATCAACGTGGACGTTGACCTCGATGCGGCACCCGCCGCGCAGATCACGGCGGTACACGCCGAAGCAACGGCGACCGATCGCCCCGACCTGATGTCGGCGAGCGTGATCGTCTCTGGCGGACGCGGCCTCGGCTCACGGGAGAACTTCGCGCTCGTTGAGCAGCTCGCGGATGTTTTCGGTGCCGCCGTCGGAGCCTCCCGCGCCGCCGTCGACGCCGACTACTGCGACCACAACATGCAGGTCGGTCAGACGGGCGTCACGGTGTCGCCGGATCTGTACATCGCCCTCGGTATCTCGGGTGCGATCCAGCACCGCGCCGGAATGCAGAGCGCGAAGACCATCGTGGTGATCAACAAAGACGCCGATGCCCCACTCTTCGAGGTGGCTGACTTCGGCGTGGTCGGCGACCTGTTCACCGTCGTGCCGCAACTCATCGAGGCCGTGCGGGCACGCCAGCAGGCCTGACCGCAGGATCTGGTCGAATCCGCCGGATCTGGTCGAATCCGCCGGATCTGGTCGAGTCCGCCGGGTCTGGTCGGGCCCTACAGAGCCGCGAGCAGCTCCCGCATCTCGGCGATTTCAGCGGTCTGCGAGGTCACGATCGACTGCGCGAGGGTCTGAGCTTCGGGGTTCTCGCCGTTGGACAGCTCGGCCTTCGCCATCACAATCGCTCCCTCGTGGTGCATGATCATCTGCTGCAGGAAGAGAGCGCCGGCATCCGCTCCGGAGGAATCGCGCAGCGCCATCATGTCGCCATCGCTCATCATGCCGTTCGAGCCCTCGCCCATGCCGCCCATGCCGGAGTGGTCGGTCGCCTCGGCGCCCCATTCGGTGAGCCAGCCCTGCATCTGGTCGATTTCCGGCTGCTGGGCGGCCTTGATAGCGGTCGCGATGTCGGTGACCCTGACGTCGACGCCGTCCTTGGTGAGCAGGTCGTCGCTCATCTCGATGGCCTGCTCGTGATGCGGAATCATCAGTTGCGCGAATGACTCGTCGGCGTCGTTGAATGCGGCCGTGCTCGCCGAGGTGCTGGCGCCGGCATCGCCGCTTGCGCCGGGAGTGGGCCCTGCGACCGCGCAGGCGCTGAGGGTGAGAGCCGACGCGAGAGCGAGGACGGTCACAAGGGACGTGCGAGCGGTTGGGGTCATGTCTGGGCCATTCCGTGTGGAGGGGGCGGGGTCGTATACCCCCATAGAGTATCCGACAGTCGCGAGGCTCGGGCCCTCGAGCATGTGAAATCCATGTGAATGGGCTGGGCGTCCTCGACCGATTCTCCGCTGGGCGGGCACAGCTACGGCGCTCGCAAGCCGGTGAGCGAGCGGTCCGCAGCGGGTTTCGGTGCCCTCGGAAAGGGGGGCACGAACCTGAGTACCCAGCTTCCACGGAGGCTCGGCAACGAAGGCATACCTATGCTCGGGCAATGCCCCGGTGGCGCTGTGGCCTCTGCCGCTGTGTCGCCAGCTATCGAAAGGAATTACAAATGCCCCAGAACCATACCTCCAAGGCGTTCAACACTCCCCTCAAGAAGAAGATTTTCGGCGGTGCCGTCACCGTGATCACCGCGGGATCCCTGCTGGGCCTCGGCGCGGTCGGCGCCCAGGCGTCGCCGCTCGACCAGGTGACAGACACCACCAGCGGAACCTCCGCCACCTCGAGCACGTCGGCCGACGGCAAGGCCAGCACGACCGACGACGTGATTGCCGCCGTCAAGCAGCAGCTACGCGCCGACCTCTCGCAGGGTGGCAGCATGAGCGAGAAGGCGCAGAACGTCTCCCAGACCGTGGCGGGCCAGTCCGCACTGTTCGCAAGCCTCCCCGCGAACCTACAGGCCGACCTCACGTCGCTCAACGCGGCGTCCGGCCCCGAGCGCGACGCTCTCGCTGCCCAGATCGGCACGACGGCACTCGACGGCGGTTACGGCGAGGAGGCGCAGAAGGTCGCGACTGCCGTTCAGGACGACCCGAAGCATCCGCTCGCCGCGGCACTGCGCGCACTCGTGGGACAGACCGGCGAGCACTCCGACAAGGTCGGCGAGCACGCCGACCGGAGCGCGGAGAAGACGTCACAGCGGGTGACCGAGGCGCTGATCGAGCACCCAGAGCTCTTCGCGAACCTGCCGACCAACCTGCAGGATGACCTGACCGCGCTCAAGGACGCTCCGGAGGCCGACCGCGCGGTCGACGCCGACGCCATCGAGGCCAAGGCGCTCGCCGGCGAGTATGGTGCCGAGATCCAGAAGATCGCCGGACACATCCAGGCTGATGACGATGTGACGGCAGGCGGCGAGGTGAGCGCCGACACCGACGTGAAGACGGACGCCGGCACGGGCAAGTAGCCCGCACCACTGCTGCACGGGTGGCCGGGAGCGCAGACTCCCGGCCACCCGTGTGTGTGCACGTGGCATAGATTGGCTGCACACCCAAAGATGTGAGGCACTCAATGACCGGCTGGCGGCTGCGCGACTTTCACCCCGATGATCTCGACGGAATCCTGCGACTGTGGGAGGAAATCAAGGCCTCCGACACCGAGCCCGTCTACGGACTGTCCGAGGTGCTCGCCTCTTGCCAGAAGGACTACGCGATCGTTGCTGTGCACGGCGACGAGGTCGTGGGCGCCGCTGTGGGCCGCGCCGCCCACGCGCAGGGCTGGATCGTCTTCCTCGCCACCGCGCAGGACTGGCAAAGCCAGGGCATCGGAACAGCCATGCTCGCGGCCCTCGAAGCTCGCATGGCCCCGCACGGCATGACGAAGCTGTCGGCCCTCATGCCTGAGTCCGAGACCCGAGTGGATGCCTTCATCAATCGCGGCTTCGAGGTGAAGAAGAACCTGCGGTACTTCGAGCGGCACATTCCCGTGCAGCGCCAAGAACTCAAGCTGCTCACCGAACTCGGCGGCAGGGTTCTGCCCCGAGATCTGTGGAGCCGGGTGGGGGGCATGCAGCAGGAGAAGGAACTGCTCGAACGCCGGCTCGTGATGCCGCTCGCCAAGCCCGACCTCGCCGAGCAGTACGGCGTGTCCGCGCCCAAGGCCGTGGTTCTCTTCGGCCCTCCCGGCACCGGAAAGACCACGTTCGCCAAGGCCATCGCCTCCAGGCTGGAATGGTCTTTTGTGGAGGTCTTCCCCTCCCGGCTCGCCGCCGACCCGCAGGGCCTCGCCGGGGCGCTCCGTGAGACGTTCCTCAAGATCGCCGAGCTCGAGCATGCCGTTGTCTTCATTGACGAGGTGGAGGAGATCGCGGCCCAGCGCCAGGGCGACCCGCCCTCTGCCATGCAGGGGGTCACGAACGAGCTGCTGAAGATCATCCCGGCGTTTCGGGATCAGCCGGGCCGACTGCTGGTGTGCGCCACGAACTTCATCCGCGCCCTCGACTCCGCATTCCTGCGCCACGGCCGCTTCGACTATGTCATTCCGATCGGCCTGCCCGACGTGGCCGCGCGACAGGCGATCTGGGAACGCTACATCCCCCAGGCCGTCGCGGGGGTGGTGGACCTCGACGCGCTCGTGGAGAAGAGCGAAGGATTTTCACCGGCCGACATCGAGTATGCCGCTCACCGGGCGTCGCAGAATGCGCTCGAGAAGGCCCTGTACTCGGTCGAGGAGTCGCCCGTCCTGGCCGGTCCGAGCACCGAGGACTACGTGGCGGCCATCCTGTCGACTCGAACGACGGTGTCCGCCGAGGTCGCGGCGGAGTTCTTGGAGGACATTCAGAGCCTCGCGCGCCTCTGAACCTGTCAGTATCGGGGTCATGTTGCGAACAGTGTCTGCGCGTCTTGAGCTTGAGGTAGTTGCGCCGGCAAGGCTGATCTTCGAGGTGACGGTGGCCGGTGGTTTCACGGCAACCGAGAGTCTCTCGATTCGGCAAGACGGGACAGAGTGCGAGAAGCGGATGCTGGTTTACCAGCACGACACGCGTGCCCATCAGATCGACGCCAGACCCGGCCGCCTGAAAGTGAACTATCGGGCCGAGGTCACCGGGCAGGCCGCGGTCGCGGAGGTGAGCGACGTCGACCGCATCCGCTACCTCCGGCCGAGCCGCTATTGCGAGTCCGACAGCCTGCGCCCGACTGCGATCGCCGAATTCACCGGCCTGACGGGACTGGATCTGCTGCATGGCGTGAGCTCCTGGGTGGGGCAGAAGCTGGCGTACGCTCCGGGATCGAGCCTTCCCACGGATGGCGCGGCTCGCACCCTGCTCGCACCCTGCTCGCACGCGAGGGCGTCTGCCGCGACTACGCCCACCTGGTGATCGCGCTGCTGCGGGCCATGGACGTGCCGGCTCGTCTCACATCCGTTTACGCACCAGGACTCAACCCGATGGACTTCCACGCCGTGGCAGAAGCCCTCGTTGATGACGCCTGGCACGTCGTCGACGCGACAGCGCTTGCCCCGCGGCAGGCTCTCGTGCGCATCGCCACCGGTCGGGATGCCGCTGACACGTCTTTTCTCACGGTGATTGGCGGCCTCGTGAACCTGTCCTCGCTTGAGGTTTCGGCGGTTGTCGACGAGCTGCCGCGCGACGACGTGCGGCAGCTCGTGGAACTTCGGTAGCGCGCCGGGTCAGGGGGTGTCGGTGCCGGCGGAGAGGGTGCTGCGAGCGCTGAGCCCGGTCTTGACCCGTGCCTTGTAGAGATGGGATTCCACGGTGCGCACCGAGAGGAAGAGGTCGGAGGCAATCGCTCGATTGCTGAGGCCCTGGGAAACCAGTGCAGAGATCTCCCGTTCGCGGCCGGTGAGCAGCGCTCCGGAGTGGGGCCCGCGGGGCGGTAGCAGATGGGTGAGGCCTCGGCTGGCCACCGACGACAGCTCCGCGTCCTCACGGCTCTGCGCCGCGGCCGCGCAATCGCCATCGCGGTCGTGGAGGCGCGCCGCGTCGTCACTGGCGGCTCCCGCCAGGCCGAAGGCGCCCAACTCCGACAGGTCAGCAGCCGCGCCGTCCAGGGCCGCCGCGTCGTCCTCTGCCTTTGCGCGGGTTCGTCTGGCCAGCGCAACGATCAGCGGTGAGTCGGTCTCCGCCACGGTGCGGTCGAGCAGGTGAGACAGATCCCTGGCTGGCGCACCGAGCTGCACCAGAACGTCGAGCAACCAGGCGCGGGTGACAGGGTCCCTGTCTTCTGCGCTTTCATGGAGTCGGGTGGCGAGCAGCCGTGCGCCATCCGTGTTCCCCGACCGCAACAGGAATTCCAGGTCGGATCGGTCCGATTCGAACTGGTAAAAGGCGTCCATGCCTTCGAGGGATCGGCGCGCTGTGGACATTTTGGAGCGTGCCGCCTCCATGAGCCCCATCCGGGCCAGCGAGCTGGCGTGAAGGCAGCGCAACCACGGCGTCCAGTAATTGGGATCCGACCTGCTGAAGTGTGCCTCGGCCATGCGCAGCTCGGCCTCGGTGCCGGCCAGGTCGCCCCGAAATTGCGCGACCTGGGCCGCGACAAAGCCCAGGAATCCGAGGTTGCCCTGATTGTGACCGTTCACGGAACTATCGATCCACGTGTCTAGCTCATCCGACACGCCCTGAACGTCGAACCCGCTCATGCACCGCACGGCCGCACCGCTGTAGAAGATCTCCAGCGCGAGCCCGTCGCTCGAATAGATATCGGCGTGCCGCACGGCGCGATCCTGTTGATTGACCGCCGTGGCAAGGTCGAGTACCCCGAGCGCATGGGCGGTCCGACCCTCGTGCGCGTGCCCGATCGCGCTGAGGCAGGCGGCCCGTATGCGCGTGACGGTGTCGTAGTCCTCATTGCGGGCGAGGCTCTCGCCCTGCGGCGCCACGGTGGTCCAACTCATGTTCTGCATGGAGTGCGTGAGGCCGATGAACTCGACCTCGCCCTGCATCAGGATGTTACCGGGGAACCAGCCGGAGGCCTGCTCCGCAAGGGCCGCGAAGTCTTGGGCCGTCATCGGCGTGAATTTGGCCAGCGACACCCGCCAGCGCACGAGCTTCACGCCGTCGGTCGGAACGCCCAGCATGTCCTCCGCCGTGGCGAGAACGTCGAGGGCCGCCGGGTACCGGCCGGCCCCGGCCAGGGCGCGGGAGACTTCGATCGTGGCCCGCAGACTGGATTCGACCTCGGCGGTCAGTCGCGCGTACAGCAGTGCCTTGTCGCTGAGGCCCAGCGAGCGACTGCGACGTGCCGCCATGAGAAGTACATCCGCGACGACGCTGCTGCCCCATTTCGCGACGATACCGGGCACCAGGGTGCCGCACGACGTCCAGCTGCCGGCGATTAACATGCATTCCGCGGGCGTGGTGGGGAGGCCAAAGCCACGATCGGCCAGGAGTGCCGCTGCAATCACCGCTGTCTGGTCGCGCAGCACCCCGGCATCGCACAGCGCCACGGCCGCTTCGGCCAACATCGTGTGGGCCTGCACGTGGCCGACCTGTTCTGCTGCCGTGCGGAGATAGCCGCGCTGAACCAGGTCGCGCAGCTCAGCCGATTCACAGATCATGAGGGCTCTGGCCTCTGACATGCCGTTGGCGCTGCCGATGATCGCGAGGGCGCTCGTCTGGGTAACCGTGAGCGCGCGGAGCTGGTGGGCCAGGATGTCGAGGATTCGCTGCGGTGGGGAGGGAAACGCGAGTGTCCTGAGGTCGCCATCCTCGGTGAGCGGTTGGGTGCGAACGGCCTCGGCGGTGAGCTCCCGAAGCAGCAGACGTGACCCGCCGCTTCTGGAGTGGAGCAGGGCCTGTGTCACCCGGTCGAAGCGGGTCGCCGGCGCGAAAACCGCCACCAGGTCCCGGGAGTCCGCCGGGGAGAGAGGGCCGAGGTCGATTCGTTCGGCTCCCCCCGAGATCCAGAATTCCTCCAGCACACGCAGGGTCGTCGAGGTGGCCTGCAGCCCGGCCTCGGTGGTGGAGAGGGCTGGCACGAGCTCACTCGTGAGGAGCAGGGCTATCGCGCCAGCAGACGCGAGTTGGCACAGTGCGTGGATGCTGTGGGCGTCAAGCAAGTGCGCATCATCCACCATGATCACGGGAACTGGAGAATGCGTGCTGTCGACGGCGTGCGCGAGCAGCCGGGCCGGAGTCGCCGGCTCTCGCCCGCCCAGGGCCAGCGCGAGCGGCAGGTTGGACCCGTTGGTCAAACTCCCGAAGGGCACCGAGTTCGACAGCGCGGTGCCTACAATGTTCAGCGGTTCGATGCCCACGGTTCGCAGGATTTCCCCGACGGCCTCGGCGAGAAGTGTCTTGCCGAACCCGAGCGGTGCGAAGATCACGGCGCTGCGGGCGTTCGTCAGGATCTCGACGATGTCGCGTGGATCGCGCCCGATGACGACGGGCGCCTCCGGAAACAGTTTCCGGTTGCCCGGTTTCTTCACAGCGGCCACGATGCTCCCCGATAAGATCCTGAGCGCCCATCCCCGAGAGGGGCAGTGGGCATTTCTTCTGAACAGCGCTTATGCCACAGTACCCATAATCGGGGGTAGACGGACCCTCCGATTCCGCTCTGCACTGGCATCCTGCGTCGTTGCACTGGCGTTGCACTGGTGTTGCCACCGTGGTGCTCGGGTATCACCGCCTCGTGTCGTCGTCCGCCCAGTGCTCCGTGCGGGGCTTGCCGAAAACTGATCCCCGACGAGGACGAGTCGATCTAGCGTGTGCAGAGAACCAGAACAGGTCGTTCGCACACCAGGGGAGTCACATCATGCAGGCCAGCCAGAACCACATCGGGGACACACGCAAAAAGCGTCAGCGCCGCATCCGCGCCGTGCTGGCCGGGGGACTCGTACTGGGAGTTGGCGCCGCCGTCACTCTCGCAGCCTGGAACGACTCGGAATTTGCGCAGGGCAGCTTTGCCGCCGGTGCCTTCAACCTGGTCGGCAGCACCAACGGCACCACCTTCACCGACAATCCCAACGTGGACGCCCCCGCATCGCTCGGCTTCACGGTTGATTCGTCCAACCTCACTCCGACAGACGTCGTGTACGCGCCCTTCGCCGTGCAGCTCGATGCCACGACCACGACCGACGCCCAGATCACGCTCACTCAGGCCGCAACCGGCGGCACAGTGGCGAACCTCAGCTACTCCGTGATCCAGTCGACGGCCTTCGGCTGCGACGCGACCACCACCGGAACCGAACTCGTTCCT is a genomic window containing:
- a CDS encoding CoA-acylating methylmalonate-semialdehyde dehydrogenase, translated to MTRELTHFIGGKHVAGTSGRFSDVFDPNTGLVQSRVPLASREETEAAIANAEEAQLAWGAWNPSRRARVLMRFLDLVNAEMDSLARLLSSEHGKTVADAKGDIQRGLEVIEFAAGGPHLLKGEYSTGAGTDIDVYSMRQPLGVVAGITPFNFPAMIPLWKAGPALASGNSFILKPSERDPSVPLRIAELFLEAGLPAGVFNVVNGGKDTVDALLEDPRVKAIGFVGSTPIAQYIYTQAAANGKRAQCFGGAKNHMIVMPDADLDMVADTLIGAGYGAAGERCMAISVAVPVGKATADALVAKLIERVKTVKVGHCLDESADYGPLINQPAVDRVSDYITVGIDEGADLVVDGRDFTLDGYENGFFMGPSLFDNVTADMRIYLEEIFGPVLIIVRADNYEEALRLPSEHEYGNGVSIYTNDGGTARDFAARVNTGMVGVNVPIPVPIAYHSFGGWKRSGFGDLNQHGPDSFRFYTKTKTVTSRWPNGVKDEASFVIPTMG
- a CDS encoding electron transfer flavoprotein subunit beta/FixA family protein, whose protein sequence is MKIVVLVKQVPDTWGERTLRADGTVDRESADSVIDEITERAVETALQLREAHQGTVTVLTMGPVGAVDVLRKALAMGADSAILVTDDALAGSDALQTSAALAAALRTVEFDLVIAGTESTDGATGAIPAMLAERLGLAQLTFLSAVTVEGDVVSGNRSVEDGSLEVRAHLPAVISMTEQAPDPRFPNFRGIMGAKKKPLTKLSAADLGLNPDDIGGANAWSLVRGVTARPPRSAGTVIKDDGTGATQLADFLASANLLK
- a CDS encoding acyl-CoA dehydrogenase family protein, translated to MFQLTDEQQDIVEMVRDFATTSLAPHAVEWDAAKHFPVDVLEEAGGLGMGGIYVREDVGGSGLTRSDAARIFEELAKGDPTIAAYISIHNMVAWMIDTFGTDVQREKWVPGLTAMTALGSYCLTEPDAGSDAGALRTRAVRDGDEYVLNGVKQFISGAGTSSVYIVMARTSDTGNHGISAIVVPAGTPGLSFGPNEKKMGWNAMPTAQVILEDVRVPVGNLLGVEGDGFGIAMKGLNGGRVNMGACSLGGAQWALDQTVAYLKERKAFGKPLIDQQALLFELADMDTELETARTMIWRAADALDRGAPDRVKLCAMAKRVATDTGFSVANRAIQLHGGYGYLSEYGIEKVVRDLRVHQILEGSNEIMRLIIGRTLADAS
- a CDS encoding DUF305 domain-containing protein, which translates into the protein MTPTARTSLVTVLALASALTLSACAVAGPTPGASGDAGASTSASTAAFNDADESFAQLMIPHHEQAIEMSDDLLTKDGVDVRVTDIATAIKAAQQPEIDQMQGWLTEWGAEATDHSGMGGMGEGSNGMMSDGDMMALRDSSGADAGALFLQQMIMHHEGAIVMAKAELSNGENPEAQTLAQSIVTSQTAEIAEMRELLAAL
- a CDS encoding electron transfer flavoprotein subunit alpha/FixB family protein produces the protein MPQILVLVEHSQGKLTTVTGELLAAAARLGEPSAVLVGRPGIGDSLMAELGALGALHVYVAEADAADTLLVTPAVAALDAAAKAAGAVGGVLITASIAGRETAARLSVRLDAGLINDAVDLESTDGGIVATMQALGGAFTVRAAAKSLPIVTIRPHAITGAAPAAEAQRINVDVDLDAAPAAQITAVHAEATATDRPDLMSASVIVSGGRGLGSRENFALVEQLADVFGAAVGASRAAVDADYCDHNMQVGQTGVTVSPDLYIALGISGAIQHRAGMQSAKTIVVINKDADAPLFEVADFGVVGDLFTVVPQLIEAVRARQQA
- a CDS encoding enoyl-CoA hydratase/isomerase family protein translates to MTAVEPTEPEVLVRREGTLGHLILNRPRAMNALTHRMMMTIGRQLTDWETDDAVHAVLLTGAGERGLCAGGDIVAIYRDTVAGGTGTSTFWADEYPVNLQIARYPKPFIAMMDGVVLGGGMGVSAHASIRIVTERTKVGMPETAIGFVPDVGGTYLFGRSPGELGTHLALTAGTATGADAIRLGLADRYLASEKVPALVRALGEMTAGSDLQSTLDSFTEAPPAAPLLASQSWIDACYSADTAEQIVANLQQSPEADARATADVILAKSPTAVKVTLESLRRARKLPNLEAVLEQEFRVSIHSLKRPDFREGIRAMVIDKDRTPQWSPPELADVSDAEVASHFDDLGADELRLTALAHPHSN